GACCTCCCAGGGAAACCCTGTGAATGAAGCATCAGCACAGTCATGCTTCAACACGTCTCCTCTCATTCAGCAACACATCCTGGgcttttgaaaaaacaaaaaaaacaaaatacaaaacacaggCCTGGTCGTCTAAACAAACCGGCCTCTGTGTCCATGTCCATGTCTGTCACCTGCTGAAGGTGTCTCGATAAAATCCCTGATGACACAGCTGTATAAACCAGACTGACCCTGAACCTTACGCATGggcattgtgtattttttccatGTTAATCTATtatatgtttctgtttgaattGTCTACAGTTGAAGGTcacatggtgttttttttttttttaaaccattagAGATCGTTTAAGAGCTAAATCGATGAAATAAATCTATTAACATGGCCCAGCTTTGAAGCATTTGTAGTatgtgtggaaaataaaaaagtttagGCACAGTGCTGATGGATTTTAATCCTATTGCCAAATAAACAGCCAGAGTCATGAAATGAGGACTTTGTCCCCAGTAGGGACCACAGGGAGAACGACTGTTTTAGCTACTCTCCCCATTCACACATGTAGGGAATTTAAGGCATTCATGGccaaaacaacagtcagatctgtcagttatttttgtatttatcgTATAATATGGTGTTTTACGAATCCTTCCTTTTCTGCACATTTCTATGTAACCCTTCTAGAGAAGAATATATTTCGAAGCATCCATTTATTCACTACAAATCAATAACGCAGCTGCTTCATCTTAGGATCACTAACTAACTAATCAGTATCGACATACTGACTCTTCAGGGtgctaaaaatgaaacatgaaactaCTTGCTCTGCAGCTGTGTAATTAAATCGTCCAGTTTCATCATTCAAATCCCTGGGAGGAGGACACTTTGTTGTGGGATTagtttctttcatttatatGGAGAAAGTGATGAGAACAGAAACAGTGGCCACTGTGCAGGTGAAATGCGTatagaaaaatgtattaaatgggTGAAGCTATTTTCACATGCGACCGAAGCAGGAGTGTGAGCCTCTTTCATATGTTTTTagatttggatttaaaaaaaaaaaaaaactgtggtccACATTTTGACCACTTTATCTAATCATTGCAACAAGTTCTGTCACATTTCCCCACCGGCTCCGACAAAACAGTGAGAGTAATTATCGATAATGAATCATCCCTGTTGGAACCTTTTGTTCTGTGATGGATATTACTTTTGCAAAAAGGAGAAGTacttgctttcattttcaaataaaaaataattggCAATATATGCCAAAAAATTCAACGATTATATATCAATACTGCATTAAGCTCAGGGGCGTGGGGCCCTCTGCTTCTACTTCTCCCTGACATCTACCTTCTTTCACCCAATATCTCACTggcacattttattattattattattattatttatttatttattttcagtggaaAGGATGACAGGCAGATCGAGATAGTCACACATATTTTTTGGCATTGAGATCAATGAAACGTCTAATgctaaattgaaaaaaatcctcaaagcTAAAAGATACATGGACCTGAAAGTGAATGTATTAAGAAAACCTGACAGACTTTTTtgatatgaatatgaataatatgaatgaatgataaatgtCAATTGTACACCTGTAACTTCAGTTTGCCTCTAGCAACTCCCGAGAAAGAtgtttgaaaatgatttaaattacatttccGAACATCCACTGCAGAGTTCCCGAAACGTTATGCCGATTATGTAAGAGCAAATACCCAACCTTTAGGTTTTGGATTTTATTCACCCTCCTAAAACGGTTTAATTTGGGCCTCATAGTATTTTATAGCTCAGGATAGAACGTGGCTTTCCTTGATCAGTTTTAGCTGGGGTGTGTTCTAGATGTTTCCTAGCAACAACCTTTACATTACTAAAGTCTAGTTGCAGAGCTGAATTTTAGCTGATACAATCTAACCGAGTAAATCTCCAGTTTGTGTTGTCTAAGATGTAagtacacattttttttttttatggatttgaTTGAGGAATGACTAATGCAATCTAGCGATGAAGTGTGTATATGGTGCCTCTTGCTAGGTTTGTTCCTTTCAGTTTATGTTTTGACAGATTCAAACTCAACACGGTTACTCGACAGTTCAGATTTCATGGCAGTGTATGGGTTTGTTTAATAGTGTTTCTGATTTTGTGGCAGTGAAACGTACTGATGAACAAGTTGCCATATTTCTGTAGCGTTCTTTTGCTGCATCATCTCTTCTTGCAATTCTTTAAAATTATTGATAGCTGTTTGTGTACTGCCTGTCGTCTGGCTGACCTCTGATTAGATAAAACATTATTCAAGGCTGTGAAATGACTTTATGGATTTCAGGGCTTGTCATGCGGTTCCTAGCAGACAATAATACATGAAGAAAATCTTTCTGACATTTGTAGATATGCCGTGTCTGAAACATCGTATATGAAACACTCACTTCCTTCAAACTCCACAAAGATAGACAATGACAAAGCTATTTTCCTTTTGATTTTTTCACACCACACTTTGTCTGCAAAGACGTGCAAACATGGTGTGTAGCAGCTAGTCATGAATAGTCACTAAAGGGCAGAAATAGTTAAGCACAAAAGTCATTAGAGTATATTATAGTAGTAGGTTTTTTTCAGGATTGTACAGAGCCAGTCTATCCCTAATGATggaattatttgtttattttttacatttgttaaaataaCTCTCTTTAGACTTTGTGGTTGTGGCAGGGTgcctattgtgtgtgtgtgtgtgtgtgtgtgtgtgtgtgtgtgtgtgtgtgtgcgtgtgcgtgcgtgtgtgcgcgtgtgcatgcaTACATACTGTAGTCATAGCGTTTAAGGACAGCCGCCTAGTAGCAGGACTAGTAATCCTTTGCTAGACGTACctcactggagcctgtgaccTTGCATTGCTCAGATTCCTCTGTTTGAATAAGCAGTGCCCCCCACAAGAGAAGCCTTTACAGACTAATTCAGAGCACTGGCTTTTTTACACTGCCAATCAAATGAAGTGAATGCAGGTGACGTTATAGATACTTTGGATCATTTTGCAGCTCGACAATGTGACCTTTGCTAAACTGATGTaatcttgtgtttactcagttCCTCTTCataacatcagcagcttttcatTTCTAGCGAGTAgtagcacaacacaaaataGGTTGCTGTTAATCTCTAAACATTATGATGACTGTTTACTGACAGCATTTGCCCTTCTCAGGGGCATTATGAGAATGTTGTAACCTGTTTACCGTATATTACTTGACAATCTTGGGACAAATTAAGTCACTTATACAATACATGAAAATTAGTGGCCTGTGGTGTTCCCTGTGCGGTATTACCTGCTGCGTCTGTAAGTCTCACATGACAGCTACTGCTCTTTATTGACACAGTTAACTAGAATATCAAGCCTAGACAAACACTCAAAGTGCACATCaaagctgaaatgtgttttgttacAGATACAATGAAGGAAATTCCAATGATGATCAGTGATACAGAATATGCAAATGCCTCAATGTAAAACCATTTTTACCACGACATAAATTATAAAACATACTATCTACAGTTTTTTAGGGCTCTTTTTGCATCTTATTATCTGTGTCTCTCACGTGTGTCCATTCACAGCCATGTATTCAGGCTCAATGAGTAAATCTGTCCACTCGGTTGTCTTGTGACTTCTTTGCAAAGTGGACTTGCGCTCTTTCATCTAATTGCctcactgctttaaaaaaaaaaaaaaatcctttcattcTCTCTGGTTCCCTTTAATTTTCAATCACGTTATTGTCTGAGGGAGCAGGAACaacataaatcacatttttggaaaatgattaCATGTGCACATTTTTGGAAGACTTTGCCTCGTCATCTCTTAAGTATTCCTTTTCTCAAATTCAGGGTGTCGACCAAGAGCAAGGCACCATCCCCGCCAGAGCTAAAGAAGCTGGATTCTCCGAGTTTCACTCAGTGGTACAGAGGAAAGCCTCATTTAACCATGGACCAGAAAGAGAACCTGATTGAGAAAGACCTCTCTCTGGTGGTGGTTTTGCCTGGTGGGGTGGAAAGGATGACCACAGTCCATGGCAGGTACAGTCAGATTGTTGAACCTAAATCAGAATCTCAAGCTCATGATACCTGCCATTGAAGTGAATTCTAGTATCTCATCAGATGGTGCACTTCAATAAAGACATATGCAAATCATTCCTTTACACACTTAAATTGGagctgaatgttgtttttgtttttttttttttaagaacaagGTCTGGGTGTCCTTGTGTGGACCGATTCTCTCACACAGCTCAGACTTTCCATCAACAGAGTTTACTTAAGATATCATTATCTTTCTCACAATGCACACAGTTTACAAACATTCTTTCATTAGGTATCTTTTGCAACATGGCCTCTTGAGAAATGATTGAGACCAAGCCGGTATGAAAGGATTAAGCACTGGATTTTTAACGTGCTTTTCTCCCTCTGAGGATTAAGTTTAAAGCATGGCATTTTAACTGTATTATCAGGAAAGATAATGAATCTACTGTAGGTTTTATTAACATGCCTTAACATTTTATCAGTGTGCCAACCTATGAAATTGGTATTTTTCTTTGACATAGCTGTAAAACTATCCTCGCATCAAAGCACCTATGGAACTGATTAGATTAACACAATTTTagtgttcatttttaatggGCCATTAGAAgctatttgaaaataattttgactGGGTTGGTATATTTTGCATTGTGTAACTGGAACTTGTGCAGCCAAATTTCACCCCCCTCacatttttccccctcccttGTCTTGAAGCAAACCCCTAATGGATCTATTAGTAACGCTTTGTGCAACATATCACCTAAACCCATCAAGCCACACCTTGGAGCTGGTCACCGCCAAAAGGAATAATATCAAGCTCAAGCCTAATGCACTCATAGGAACTTTAGATGCAGAAAAGATTATTCTTAAACCCAAAGGGGaagataaaaacaagaagacaaGTCCTCAAATGCCTGAGGTACGTTAAACACACCGGACACCATGCTGgcacacacaatgtttttttgctgtttatgtTAAACAGATTAAAAGtaacacattttgtgttgtgcagGCAACTGTTCGGATGGTAATAAACTACAGAAAGACGCAGAAAACTATACTGCGAGTCAATCCGAGAGTTGCCCTCGCAGAACTCCTACCAGCAATATGTgagaaatgtgaatttgacacagagacaacagtTCTGTTGAAAGATGTCCAATCACTGACGCCTTTGGATTTGTCCAGTTCTCTTAATGATTATGCAATAAGAGAGGTTTATGCAAGAGATACAAAGGGTAAGTAAgtattcatgtaaaaaaaaaaaaaatcatattttggCATAGGATTTTGCACATAGACTACCtggtgtttgttattttgtacCACATTTTGCTTACCTGTATGTTACTGTTGTTGTACACTAAATCTCATGCCTGTTGGCACTGCAGGACAAACTTCTTCTCCTGTGTGCCCATCCTCACCAAGTCATGCaggtatttttgtttgttatctGTATTAATATCAACAGCCCTATCATATATCTGACCAACGATATCTTacaatgccttttttttttttttctccaggaaCAGTGACTCCAGGCAAAGCTAAaaatcagaaagagaaagaaaacaaaggccTCTTCAGCCTATTtagaaaaagcaagaaaaactCTGATCAGGTACTGCTGCTGATCCTGGTGAGATACAGAGATACAGTTCTATTACAGTAACTTTAAAACATTCAGAGGGAGGTTTGTTTACTTTGGTTTGCCATTGGTTGAGGTGCACTGTGTTGTTTGAGAACAGTCCTCTTATCGTGCTCTGATTGGATGTTTGTTCTTTATAGGCATCGGCGTCCAGCGCCCCAGCTTCTCCAGTGCTTGTGACCAAGCCTCGACCACTCAGCATGGCCTTACCCAGCACAAATGCGTCTCCAATCAGCTCTCCCACGTTCCCCTCTGATATGCCAAAGAAGAGACGTGCACCCCAACCCCCAATCCTTGTGTCTCAGAGCTCCGTAGACCTCAGCGCTTGCAGGACCCTCAACTATGAAGCAAACACCCAATTGGACGGTGACCAGGTGAGTGGACTGAATTTTAAGACATTATTTCTTATCTCTCAGCATAGAACTGAAACACTTGGCTATAGTGGTTGGATGACAGTCATAGGATTTCTATGTTTACATGCACTGATTATGTAACTTCATTACTTCTCATTACTCAGATGCCCAGTTTAAGTCGTGGGTCCTCAGCTGAGTCTTCATTAAAAAGAACTAAGCGCAAGgcgcccccaccccccacatcCCATAGTGCTGTTGTCCAAGAAATGGTTCCTCTAGATGAAAATTTGCAAGGTTAGTCTTTGTTTACATGTGTCTGATAATCAGCTATTCATGTTAAATTCACTCAGTGTTTTTGGGGTCACTTGAAAAAacaatgaatatgaaaaatactgtatgaatttgtttgtttgtttgttttgtttgtttgtttgttttgttttgttttgggtttttttttttttcggttaTGTGGACTATGGCcccaaagacaaagagagatttTTAAACTTTGCTGATTCTCCAACTCTATATTGGATTAGCCTTTTGTGACTCCTAGTGGTGGAATTGAACAGTGCTGTCTTTGAAGCACTCCATGTTTTTCCTGTAAGGGAAGGTGATCATGGCTATTTGAAGCAGGGACAATATTTTATCTAAATCCAATTTATGTTTAGCTCTATCTTGGCATCATCTGTAAATAATAGTTTGTGCTTCACTGGTTCTGGCACCATGttctcagtttttcctttttcccctctttatGTCGCCAGTAAagcctgttttttcttttcactaaaTATGCTCTGATCTTTTTTTCACATGAATGTTATGCCGTACTTTTAACCGACATTCTAATATTCTTTCTATCTACCTTGACAATACATAAACTGTGTTTGTCTCATTAGAAATGAAGCCAAATTTATACCAATTTCTGTGAAATGTCTAAAAATCCAAACCAAAATTAGCAGTTTgctcaaaaacaaactttctgaGGTCTCATTTATGCTACCTTTCAATTAACTGCAAGAGTCTGAGTtctttggggctttttttttatggccaAGTATAATTAACTTTCCTGTGATTGTCCAGACACAGCTGGCCCTCACTGTAGTATATTGTACTGTGAGGGAAGCTCTACCCATCCTGTATACAGAGCAATTTgaggaaaaaacatgaaaaatgtagAATTATTTTTAACTGAGGTTTGAAAAACACCATAGCCAACTGATTTATTATGAGATGTACAACAGCGAGATCTTCACCATGACAATGTATCTGAAACATAGAGAACAATGACCActttcagttattttcattttattttattttattttttgtggccTTGaggaaaatgtatataaattaaTCTTACATTATATTGcatattcttcatttctttttttcttctcatattTCTACTTGTACCAGACTTTGTAATTGAAAAAGTGAAGTCAAAGACATTTTACAACTCTGTATCTATATGCAACTGTTTGTGtcccagaaaaagaaacacttccCTTGCCTTTTGCCCTAAAGCCCAGTGTGGCTCAGTAGACATGCATATGAGAGGCTTATGCAGTAAGTAGCCTTGAAATTCCTTTGGCTCGCTCCTCCTGTCTGATGCACTTCCTTGAAGTGCTAAATTAAGAGGAAACAAGAGAGAATAGATGAGATGCAACAGATTGCTCAGGTTGATTTATTAATCAATAGAACCCCTTTAACTGGAAAAGGTGAACCTTTAAACCTATAAGGTAAACATGCTGGaaattttgtttgcttgttagaaaaaaattaatataataaaaaaaactaatataatGACTTAAAACTGTTAAAGGACTTTCACATAGGCATTTTAGATCACATCAGAAATAGTTTCTTAATATGGCTTTGCTAATGTAGATTAATATTATTTGGGCCACTCCACTGGTGATCTCGCATTTGCgtaaatgtgcattttctttaATCAATTTCCTTAATGTTGATGTTTCCAGGGGGATCAGCTGCTAACACACTGGAAGAGATtatggagcaggaggagctaACGCCCTCTGTAATGTCTACAACTGCTGTTGATACCCAGGGAGAGGACAGCAGCCGCAGCATATCAGCTGATGTCTCATTGCATTCCCAGTCTCCAGATACTGAAATAGTGAGCACAGCATCAATGGAGGGCAGTGGGGAAGATCAGTCTTGTGATCTGTCCTCAGATGGCAAGTACGAACTCTACTAAGACTCCCATAGGCtgaactgtgtttttctgtggcaCTGGCAATGCTTTTAATTCTTCATGTTTGCCTGATTTATTAGTCAACTAAAGACCACTGGGGAAGATTCTGCAACTGTCAGTGATGAGAGGGCAGCTGCTGGCACAAACTCATCTGAACTCGTGGATACAAGTGGGTTTGCTCTTGGACTGAAGTGTTATTTTCATACCCTTTCTGCAGATCTATTGCAAAATGTCAATGTTTATGTTTCCGAGAATTAACCTTCATGTACTACGTCAATGTGTTCTTGCCTTTCAAACACTCCTGTCtaagatttaaaatgtcttattCCTGTATAGATGGTGGTCTACGTCAATTTGAAAATATAAGCGAACAGACAATCTGTGAAGTTGATTGCAGCGTTGAATCCAGCAGCCTCCCTCAGCCTGGGAGACAGGCTGCAGAAGCACAAGTCACTGTTCAGGC
This portion of the Echeneis naucrates chromosome 21, fEcheNa1.1, whole genome shotgun sequence genome encodes:
- the cobll1b gene encoding cordon-bleu protein-like 1b isoform X1; translation: MEVVNCFENQLHSCPRDLVKPASLVMDEQPHPRSSNLRVSTKSKAPSPPELKKLDSPSFTQWYRGKPHLTMDQKENLIEKDLSLVVVLPGGVERMTTVHGSKPLMDLLVTLCATYHLNPSSHTLELVTAKRNNIKLKPNALIGTLDAEKIILKPKGEDKNKKTSPQMPEATVRMVINYRKTQKTILRVNPRVALAELLPAICEKCEFDTETTVLLKDVQSLTPLDLSSSLNDYAIREVYARDTKGQTSSPVCPSSPSHAGTVTPGKAKNQKEKENKGLFSLFRKSKKNSDQASASSAPASPVLVTKPRPLSMALPSTNASPISSPTFPSDMPKKRRAPQPPILVSQSSVDLSACRTLNYEANTQLDGDQMPSLSRGSSAESSLKRTKRKAPPPPTSHSAVVQEMVPLDENLQGGSAANTLEEIMEQEELTPSVMSTTAVDTQGEDSSRSISADVSLHSQSPDTEIVSTASMEGSGEDQSCDLSSDGNQLKTTGEDSATVSDERAAAGTNSSELVDTNGGLRQFENISEQTICEVDCSVESSSLPQPGRQAAEAQVTVQANTETLREQNGEVVSPVAVSTSRLIGEDVQVQTDFPQLPASPEQHADRVPATANAHASDLAGKKNMATLTDELQAPDLKTHTSKTSSCHDSAPSTPVLTQASCGRVTDSEPKPKPSNELTRDYIPKVGMTTYTIVPQKSLEKLRYFEVALTLEAPLAAPEEGPNIDSLQLEESTAVREKLVSKEKSVLHSTVPTEDLLNSTATTRGAVDGSISESTHSSSPPSLLKAKDTVSSSANGASQAEVKGIKIPPATKPKPGSFRLAQHKKIPGYYVTSAAEKNLSASHGSGQREAQGGAEIALPPPPPPPPPPVPCQEETTGGAGIQLSPKGDDKNMSMMRITRQSSLTCKGQSTGLSLEKLRNFTAPRPYSPTTPSRFAQAVSSAVKRSQSLSHGPKSPLSSVSPPFSPLTRSPPATEPKGSLKPESSEDIESKEVDKGSILQGVEGEPPSFSGIAQMEENSSP
- the cobll1b gene encoding cordon-bleu protein-like 1b isoform X2, translating into MDQKENLIEKDLSLVVVLPGGVERMTTVHGSKPLMDLLVTLCATYHLNPSSHTLELVTAKRNNIKLKPNALIGTLDAEKIILKPKGEDKNKKTSPQMPEATVRMVINYRKTQKTILRVNPRVALAELLPAICEKCEFDTETTVLLKDVQSLTPLDLSSSLNDYAIREVYARDTKGQTSSPVCPSSPSHAGTVTPGKAKNQKEKENKGLFSLFRKSKKNSDQASASSAPASPVLVTKPRPLSMALPSTNASPISSPTFPSDMPKKRRAPQPPILVSQSSVDLSACRTLNYEANTQLDGDQMPSLSRGSSAESSLKRTKRKAPPPPTSHSAVVQEMVPLDENLQGGSAANTLEEIMEQEELTPSVMSTTAVDTQGEDSSRSISADVSLHSQSPDTEIVSTASMEGSGEDQSCDLSSDGNQLKTTGEDSATVSDERAAAGTNSSELVDTNGGLRQFENISEQTICEVDCSVESSSLPQPGRQAAEAQVTVQANTETLREQNGEVVSPVAVSTSRLIGEDVQVQTDFPQLPASPEQHADRVPATANAHASDLAGKKNMATLTDELQAPDLKTHTSKTSSCHDSAPSTPVLTQASCGRVTDSEPKPKPSNELTRDYIPKVGMTTYTIVPQKSLEKLRYFEVALTLEAPLAAPEEGPNIDSLQLEESTAVREKLVSKEKSVLHSTVPTEDLLNSTATTRGAVDGSISESTHSSSPPSLLKAKDTVSSSANGASQAEVKGIKIPPATKPKPGSFRLAQHKKIPGYYVTSAAEKNLSASHGSGQREAQGGAEIALPPPPPPPPPPVPCQEETTGGAGIQLSPKGDDKNMSMMRITRQSSLTCKGQSTGLSLEKLRNFTAPRPYSPTTPSRFAQAVSSAVKRSQSLSHGPKSPLSSVSPPFSPLTRSPPATEPKGSLKPESSEDIESKEVDKGSILQGVEGEPPSFSGIAQMEENSSP